From a region of the Candidatus Acidiferrales bacterium genome:
- a CDS encoding polynucleotide kinase-phosphatase: protein MKITVPELSLVLLVGPSGCGKSTFAVQHFKPTEVLSSDYCRGLVSDDENDQTATKEAFEVLHFIARKRLAAGRLTVVDATNVQQDSRKPLVALAREFHVLPIAIVFDFPEKLCHERNRSRPNRDFGSHVVRNQAQQLRRSLRGLEREGFRGVHIFRSPEELDGLEIERQPMWTNRRNEHGPFDIIGDVHGCLDELQELMTNLGYSVEKNGHGYQVRVPESRKAIFIGDLVDRGPKIPDVLRLVMGMVEAGTALCVPGNHDMKLLQKLRGKDVKLAHGLADSVAQLDAESPEFKRKVAEFLDSLISHYVLDDGKLVVAHAGMKEEMQGRGSGAIRSFALFGETTGETDEFGLPVRYNWAADYRGRASVVYGHTPITEPQWLNRTINIDTGCVFGGKLTALRYPEKEILSVPARRVYYEPAKPLASAQTAIVLSQQHEQDDVLDIDDVIGKRIVETRLHGNLTVREENAIAALEVMSRFASNPKWLIYLPPTMSPSETSQKKDLLEHPSEAFDYFRKAHVERVICEQKHMGSRAVVIACRDRDAALRRFGVTQDEIGVCYTRTGRRFFNDSALEREFLRRIQTAASEAGLWEELKTDWLCLDCELMPWSSKAQDLLRQQYAPTGAAARAGLTASIASLRATSTHVPEASELMRRFDARRTMAEHYIEAYRRYCWTVHSLEDLKLAPFHLLASEGVVHSDKDHVWHMTTLARLCASDAGLLLATPYRVVDVNDEASIKEGIDWWEELTASGGEGMVVKPLQFVTKSRRGLVQPAVKCRGREYLRIIYGPEYTAPEHLERLRARGLGTKRSLALREFALGIEALQRFVEREPLRRVHECVFGVLALESEPVDPRL, encoded by the coding sequence ATGAAGATCACGGTTCCCGAACTATCGCTCGTCTTGCTCGTCGGCCCGTCAGGCTGCGGAAAGTCCACCTTTGCGGTGCAGCACTTCAAGCCGACCGAGGTGCTGTCGTCCGACTACTGTCGCGGATTGGTGTCGGACGATGAAAACGACCAGACCGCGACGAAAGAAGCGTTCGAAGTTCTCCACTTCATCGCCCGCAAGCGGCTCGCTGCTGGACGGCTGACCGTCGTTGACGCGACAAACGTGCAGCAGGACTCGCGAAAGCCGCTCGTCGCGTTGGCACGCGAATTTCACGTGCTGCCAATCGCCATCGTGTTCGATTTTCCCGAAAAGCTCTGCCACGAGCGGAATCGAAGCAGACCGAACCGCGATTTCGGCTCCCACGTCGTCCGCAATCAGGCGCAGCAGTTGCGTCGGTCTCTGCGTGGACTCGAACGGGAAGGCTTCCGTGGAGTCCACATCTTCAGGTCGCCAGAGGAACTAGACGGATTGGAGATCGAGCGCCAGCCCATGTGGACGAATCGGCGCAACGAACACGGGCCTTTCGACATCATCGGCGACGTGCATGGCTGCCTCGACGAGTTGCAGGAGTTGATGACGAACCTCGGTTACTCGGTCGAGAAGAACGGCCATGGTTATCAGGTGAGAGTGCCTGAGAGCCGCAAGGCGATCTTCATTGGCGACCTCGTAGACCGCGGACCGAAGATTCCCGACGTGCTGCGCTTGGTAATGGGCATGGTGGAAGCTGGTACAGCGCTGTGCGTGCCCGGAAATCACGACATGAAACTTCTCCAAAAGCTAAGAGGCAAGGACGTGAAGCTGGCGCACGGGCTTGCTGACTCCGTGGCGCAGCTTGACGCCGAGTCGCCGGAATTCAAGAGAAAGGTCGCGGAATTCCTCGACAGCCTCATCAGCCACTATGTCCTCGACGACGGAAAGCTGGTTGTAGCCCACGCTGGAATGAAGGAAGAGATGCAAGGGCGCGGTTCTGGGGCGATCCGCTCGTTTGCCTTGTTCGGGGAAACCACTGGAGAAACTGACGAGTTCGGGCTTCCTGTTCGCTACAACTGGGCTGCGGACTATCGCGGACGCGCCTCGGTGGTCTACGGGCATACGCCAATCACAGAACCGCAATGGTTGAACCGCACGATCAACATCGACACAGGATGTGTGTTCGGCGGCAAGCTGACGGCGCTCCGGTATCCAGAAAAGGAAATTCTGTCCGTGCCAGCCCGTCGCGTTTACTACGAACCCGCGAAGCCTTTGGCGTCTGCGCAGACGGCGATTGTGCTCTCGCAGCAGCACGAGCAGGATGATGTCCTCGACATCGACGACGTAATCGGGAAACGCATCGTCGAAACAAGACTTCACGGCAACCTCACCGTTCGCGAGGAAAATGCAATCGCCGCGCTCGAAGTGATGAGCCGCTTTGCTTCCAATCCGAAGTGGCTCATCTACCTCCCGCCGACGATGTCGCCCAGCGAGACCAGTCAAAAGAAAGACTTGCTAGAGCATCCGAGTGAGGCATTCGACTATTTCCGCAAGGCGCATGTTGAGAGGGTGATCTGCGAGCAGAAACACATGGGGTCGCGTGCGGTTGTGATCGCTTGCCGCGACCGGGACGCAGCATTGCGTCGATTCGGGGTAACGCAGGACGAAATCGGCGTCTGCTACACGCGGACGGGCCGGCGGTTCTTCAACGACAGTGCGTTGGAGAGGGAGTTCCTCCGTCGAATTCAGACGGCGGCAAGCGAGGCAGGCCTGTGGGAGGAGCTTAAAACCGATTGGCTGTGTCTCGATTGCGAACTCATGCCGTGGTCTTCCAAAGCACAAGATTTGCTTCGCCAGCAGTACGCTCCGACTGGGGCGGCTGCGCGGGCAGGACTGACAGCATCGATAGCTTCGTTGCGGGCGACTTCCACACATGTGCCAGAAGCGTCCGAACTAATGAGACGATTCGACGCACGACGGACAATGGCGGAACACTATATTGAGGCTTACCGTCGCTACTGCTGGACGGTTCACTCGTTGGAAGACCTAAAGCTCGCACCCTTTCATCTGCTGGCAAGCGAAGGAGTGGTGCATTCCGATAAAGACCACGTCTGGCACATGACCACACTGGCTCGCCTGTGCGCCTCCGATGCGGGGCTTCTTCTGGCGACGCCATACAGGGTGGTCGATGTCAACGACGAGGCTAGCATCAAGGAAGGCATTGATTGGTGGGAAGAACTGACGGCATCCGGTGGCGAAGGAATGGTTGTGAAGCCGCTCCAGTTCGTCACGAAGAGCCGACGCGGACTCGTGCAGCCTGCGGTGAAGTGCAGGGGTCGGGAGTACCTGCGCATCATTTACGGGCCTGAGTACACCGCGCCGGAGCATCTCGAACGCCTTCGAGCCAGAGGTCTCGGCACGAAACGGTCGCTGGCGCTGCGTGAATTTGCGTTGGGTATCGAAGCCCTCCAACGGTTTGTGGAGCGGGAGCCGCTGAGGCGAGTACATGAGTGCGTGTTCGGTGTGCTCGCGCTGGAAAGCGAACCAGTCGATCCGAGGCTCTGA
- a CDS encoding 3' terminal RNA ribose 2'-O-methyltransferase Hen1 has protein sequence MRELGELLGRRVIRSFFRHNGCSVMLLTIANTKAPATDLGYLLHKNPGRLQTFELSFGKAHVFYPQASADRCTAALLLDVDPVGLVRTRRGPSGEGGMLEQYVNDRPYVASSFMSVAIARVFGSALAGNSKGRPELVTVPLPLSARIAAMPCRGGEAFVRRLFEPLGYSVSAEHHPLDEKFPEWGESPYYTVEIAREVTLQDLLTHLYVLIPVLDADKHYWVGKDEVEKLLRHGEGWLQSHPEREAIVNRYLRGFRTLTREALARLTEDESADPDAEQETKEEQEQAVEAPLRLHDARLQQVASELKASDAKRVLDLGCGEGKLIRELLKDRQFEEIVGMDVSYRSLEVASDRLHLDTMPPKQKERIKLIQGSLMYRDKRMSGFDAAAVVEVIEHLDEPRLAAFERVLFEFARPQTVVLTTPNSEYNVKFETLPAGQFRHRDHRFEWTREQFQKWASRIGKQFGYSVEFKPVGEEDQAVGAPTQMGVFRQ, from the coding sequence ATGCGAGAACTCGGCGAACTGTTGGGACGGCGAGTAATTCGATCCTTCTTCCGGCATAATGGCTGTTCAGTTATGCTCCTGACAATCGCTAACACGAAGGCTCCGGCGACCGACTTGGGGTACCTGCTCCACAAGAATCCGGGTCGCTTGCAGACGTTCGAGCTTTCCTTCGGGAAAGCGCACGTGTTCTACCCGCAGGCATCAGCAGATCGCTGCACAGCAGCACTGCTACTCGACGTTGACCCGGTGGGGCTTGTCAGGACGCGGCGCGGCCCGTCCGGTGAGGGCGGGATGCTTGAGCAGTATGTCAACGACCGCCCCTATGTGGCTTCTTCGTTTATGAGCGTCGCAATCGCACGGGTCTTTGGCTCCGCGCTGGCGGGGAACAGCAAGGGTCGCCCGGAACTCGTGACTGTGCCTTTGCCACTCAGCGCAAGAATCGCCGCGATGCCTTGCCGTGGCGGTGAGGCGTTCGTGCGACGTCTGTTCGAGCCGCTCGGCTACTCTGTGAGCGCCGAACATCATCCGCTTGATGAGAAGTTTCCAGAGTGGGGCGAGAGTCCGTACTACACGGTCGAGATCGCGAGGGAAGTCACGCTGCAAGACCTGCTGACGCATCTCTACGTCCTGATCCCGGTGCTCGACGCCGACAAGCACTACTGGGTTGGAAAGGACGAGGTCGAGAAACTGTTGCGGCACGGCGAGGGATGGCTCCAGTCCCACCCGGAACGCGAAGCAATCGTCAACCGCTACCTGCGCGGATTCCGAACGCTGACACGGGAAGCTCTGGCGCGGCTCACCGAAGACGAATCCGCTGATCCAGACGCTGAGCAGGAAACGAAAGAGGAACAGGAGCAAGCCGTCGAGGCTCCGCTCCGTCTCCACGATGCTCGGCTCCAGCAGGTAGCGTCGGAACTCAAGGCGAGCGATGCGAAACGTGTGCTTGATCTGGGCTGTGGAGAAGGCAAGCTCATCCGCGAACTGCTGAAGGACAGGCAGTTCGAGGAGATTGTTGGAATGGACGTGTCCTACCGGAGTCTCGAAGTAGCCTCCGACCGACTGCACCTAGACACGATGCCGCCGAAGCAGAAGGAACGGATCAAACTCATTCAGGGTTCGCTCATGTACCGGGACAAGCGAATGTCCGGCTTCGACGCTGCCGCCGTCGTCGAGGTCATCGAACATCTCGACGAGCCACGGCTCGCTGCGTTCGAGCGCGTCCTCTTCGAGTTTGCTCGCCCGCAGACGGTGGTGTTGACCACTCCAAACTCGGAATACAACGTGAAGTTCGAGACGCTTCCGGCTGGGCAGTTCCGCCACCGCGACCACCGCTTCGAGTGGACTCGTGAGCAGTTCCAGAAATGGGCGTCTCGGATCGGCAAACAGTTCGGATACTCCGTGGAATTCAAGCCAGTGGGCGAAGAGGATCAAGCGGTCGGCGCACCGACGCAGATGGGCGTGTTCCGGCAATGA
- a CDS encoding site-specific integrase: MNTKVSLYTRDERGKYHKTDSRGIYPKDRTSFIIRYTGDNMKRVWETLPKGTDFAGARKLALEKELRLSDPSLNTPSLKRVPVKVIPPLDGRVGIADAAEKYIDLLWAENNHVAKTVRVKAQELRRFAEFCRTQRKKEHVANLDRHDMLAYRDWLYSEGYMPWTVVGDLMSATTMLKKNPLLSVRGLLTSDDWPDFPDTEPAPYSDEEVEAMLCAADEDEALFIRFMLGSGCRNMEAAHLQWGDIDYAAKTVWIHAKLEYGWKPKTTAGTRRIPLSDSLIAALKAKRGAKDVLVFPAKCGKVNRHLLRIIQRVAKRAGVEGAILHRCRDTWATNMLRQPDVDLLTLRVWIGHESLDVLKLYAQALKTKDEKARNAANAVDYHRKKAVAAD; this comes from the coding sequence GTGAACACCAAAGTTTCGCTTTACACCCGCGACGAACGCGGGAAGTACCACAAGACCGATTCACGGGGAATCTATCCGAAAGACCGCACGTCGTTCATCATCCGCTACACAGGGGACAACATGAAGCGCGTCTGGGAAACGCTCCCGAAAGGCACGGACTTCGCGGGCGCAAGAAAGCTGGCGTTGGAGAAGGAGCTTCGGCTCTCTGATCCCTCCCTGAACACGCCGTCTCTCAAGCGCGTCCCGGTGAAGGTAATCCCGCCACTTGACGGGCGCGTTGGGATTGCCGACGCCGCCGAGAAGTATATCGACTTGCTTTGGGCCGAGAACAACCACGTCGCCAAGACTGTCCGCGTGAAGGCTCAGGAGCTTCGACGCTTCGCTGAGTTCTGCCGGACACAACGTAAGAAGGAGCACGTCGCGAACTTGGATCGCCACGATATGTTGGCGTATCGGGACTGGCTGTACTCGGAGGGCTACATGCCTTGGACTGTCGTCGGCGACCTTATGTCAGCAACCACGATGCTTAAGAAGAACCCGCTGCTGTCCGTCAGGGGTCTGCTCACATCAGACGATTGGCCCGACTTCCCAGACACCGAGCCTGCGCCGTACTCCGATGAAGAGGTTGAGGCGATGCTTTGCGCGGCGGACGAAGACGAGGCTCTCTTCATCAGGTTCATGCTAGGCTCCGGGTGCAGGAACATGGAAGCCGCGCACCTGCAATGGGGCGACATCGACTACGCTGCCAAAACCGTGTGGATTCACGCCAAGCTGGAATACGGCTGGAAGCCCAAGACGACTGCTGGCACGCGGCGCATCCCGCTATCGGATTCGCTGATCGCAGCACTCAAGGCGAAGCGAGGCGCGAAGGATGTGCTTGTGTTCCCGGCGAAATGCGGTAAGGTCAACCGACACTTGCTGCGGATCATCCAGCGCGTAGCCAAGCGTGCTGGCGTCGAGGGCGCGATCTTGCATCGTTGCAGGGACACATGGGCGACGAACATGCTGCGCCAGCCGGATGTGGACTTGCTGACCCTGCGCGTTTGGATCGGGCATGAGAGCCTTGATGTTTTGAAATTGTATGCTCAAGCCCTGAAGACGAAGGACGAGAAGGCCCGGAACGCGGCGAACGCGGTGGACTACCACCGCAAGAAAGCGGTCGCTGCGGATTGA
- a CDS encoding HPF/RaiA family ribosome-associated protein, translated as MKTSFSYKQAELREQTERELDSNAVKLEKFLKRFAPDLVQLHGAFERIPHRNSFALSLNLSLPTGTLHATGEADDVVGSVRAAFGEVIAQLKKHMGKLRKDYEWKRKREKRSPALNKSFVS; from the coding sequence ATGAAAACCTCATTCAGCTACAAGCAGGCAGAGCTGCGCGAACAGACCGAACGAGAACTGGATTCCAACGCCGTAAAATTGGAGAAATTTCTTAAGCGATTTGCGCCCGATTTAGTGCAATTGCATGGAGCTTTTGAACGGATTCCTCATCGCAATAGCTTCGCGCTTTCCCTGAATTTGTCGTTGCCCACCGGGACCCTCCACGCCACCGGAGAAGCTGATGATGTCGTGGGAAGCGTGCGCGCTGCGTTCGGCGAAGTCATTGCGCAACTCAAAAAACACATGGGCAAGCTGCGCAAGGATTATGAATGGAAGCGCAAACGGGAGAAACGATCTCCTGCTCTCAACAAGAGTTTTGTGTCCTGA
- the hpnE gene encoding hydroxysqualene dehydroxylase HpnE: protein MRCETVIIVGGGLAGLSAATALADADLRVHLVEKRPYLGGRATSYALPDGSHVDNCQHVTLGCCTNLADFYRRVGAESKIRNYSRLYFADRNGSVSSIYSSPLPAPFHTSFSFLRFGALSFRDKRSIARAMLAIVRSGGRPADVHGVSMLDWLRRNGQTEDAIARFWRVVLVSALDEELERTDAHYGVDVFWKAFLANRKGYVLGIPSVPLGELYAGCREAIERRGGEVKTRATVRGIRFRQGRFQSLAMDDGSEMRADACILAVPHDGLLQILPEEIKSRPEFAALSHLRTSPITGVHLWYDREVLDKPFLTLLDHTVQWVFNKSMLYGPVEKSASTPSREPGQYLQLVISASYDLIPRSRQEIIDLCVTELQEALPATRSAKLQKATVVKEVNATFSPEPGSDAFRPEQKTKNDNFFLAGDWTQTGWPATMEGAVRSGYLAAEALLAASGAPRKILIPDLAVEGICHWWAKE, encoded by the coding sequence ATGCGCTGCGAAACAGTGATCATCGTCGGCGGAGGTCTGGCGGGACTGTCGGCGGCCACAGCTCTCGCTGACGCCGACCTGCGCGTTCATCTGGTGGAAAAACGCCCCTATCTGGGCGGGCGTGCGACTTCCTATGCCCTTCCCGATGGCAGCCATGTTGACAATTGCCAGCACGTGACTCTCGGCTGCTGCACGAACCTCGCTGATTTTTACCGCCGCGTTGGAGCGGAATCGAAAATCCGGAACTATAGCCGCCTGTATTTTGCCGACCGAAACGGCAGCGTCAGTTCGATTTATTCCTCGCCGCTTCCCGCGCCGTTTCACACCAGCTTTTCATTCTTGCGGTTTGGCGCGCTTTCTTTCAGAGACAAGCGCTCCATCGCCCGCGCCATGCTCGCGATTGTGCGCTCCGGCGGGCGTCCGGCCGATGTTCATGGCGTTTCGATGCTCGATTGGCTGCGGCGCAACGGTCAGACGGAGGACGCGATTGCGCGCTTCTGGCGTGTTGTGCTGGTCAGCGCGCTCGACGAAGAATTGGAACGCACGGATGCGCACTACGGCGTCGACGTTTTCTGGAAGGCATTTCTCGCCAATCGCAAAGGGTACGTGCTCGGCATACCTTCAGTGCCGCTGGGAGAGCTTTACGCAGGTTGTCGCGAAGCGATCGAGCGCCGTGGCGGCGAGGTCAAAACGCGCGCCACCGTGCGAGGCATCCGCTTCAGGCAGGGCAGATTTCAGTCACTTGCGATGGACGACGGCAGCGAGATGCGCGCCGATGCGTGCATCTTGGCCGTTCCGCATGACGGCCTGCTCCAGATCCTTCCGGAAGAAATCAAGAGCCGGCCCGAATTCGCCGCGCTCAGCCATTTGCGCACATCTCCCATCACTGGCGTGCATCTTTGGTACGACCGCGAAGTGCTGGACAAGCCGTTTCTTACCCTCCTCGACCACACCGTTCAATGGGTTTTCAATAAATCGATGCTTTATGGCCCTGTCGAAAAATCAGCAAGCACGCCGTCGCGCGAACCCGGCCAGTATCTTCAGCTTGTGATTAGCGCCTCGTATGATTTGATCCCGCGCTCTCGCCAGGAAATCATCGACCTTTGCGTGACGGAGCTGCAGGAGGCGCTGCCTGCGACACGTAGCGCGAAACTGCAAAAAGCGACCGTCGTGAAGGAAGTGAACGCGACATTTTCGCCCGAGCCGGGCTCCGATGCTTTTCGCCCGGAGCAGAAAACAAAGAACGACAATTTTTTTCTCGCAGGGGATTGGACGCAGACTGGCTGGCCTGCGACTATGGAGGGCGCTGTGCGCAGCGGATATTTGGCAGCAGAGGCTTTGCTCGCTGCCTCTGGCGCTCCGCGAAAGATCCTAATTCCGGACTTGGCCGTGGAAGGCATTTGCCATTGGTGGGCAAAGGAGTAA
- a CDS encoding phytoene/squalene synthase family protein — MAAQKPKAPRLPVGMPDNVAVSASYDHCRKIARAAARNFYYGFMLLPAAKRDALCALYAFMRGVDDISDEPGTIEDKCRRLSERRAEMDKGLAGGSQDDPVWPALRHAVSAYAIPQLYLHDLISGAEMDLTISSYQTFDALREYCYRVAGTVGLCCLYVFGFSDPHAPELAEKLGIAFQLTNILRDLPRDHAMGRVYLPNEDFARFQCDPQQLGDANASAAIAPLVQFESDRAWQFYREGWPLLGLVSEDSHAALWAMARIYSGILEKIERRNFAVLAPPPPRLSTPEKVWILIRARMGWLGERDALRNSDHRRRRSGGTVGGHSSR, encoded by the coding sequence ATGGCGGCTCAAAAACCGAAAGCGCCTCGATTGCCGGTCGGCATGCCTGATAACGTCGCTGTTTCTGCCTCTTACGATCATTGTCGAAAAATCGCCCGTGCAGCCGCGCGCAATTTTTACTACGGGTTTATGCTGCTGCCGGCCGCGAAGCGCGATGCGCTATGCGCGCTGTATGCCTTCATGCGCGGCGTGGACGATATCTCGGACGAGCCGGGAACCATCGAAGACAAGTGCCGGCGCCTGAGCGAGCGGCGCGCGGAAATGGATAAGGGATTGGCTGGCGGCAGCCAGGACGATCCTGTATGGCCCGCGCTCCGCCATGCGGTTTCGGCCTACGCGATTCCACAGCTCTATCTTCATGATTTGATTTCCGGCGCGGAGATGGACCTGACGATTTCCTCGTATCAGACCTTCGATGCTTTGCGCGAATACTGTTATCGTGTCGCAGGGACTGTCGGCCTGTGCTGCCTTTACGTTTTTGGTTTTTCTGACCCGCACGCCCCGGAGCTTGCTGAAAAGCTCGGCATCGCATTTCAATTGACGAACATTTTGCGTGACCTTCCGCGCGACCATGCCATGGGGCGTGTTTACCTGCCCAACGAAGACTTTGCTCGCTTCCAGTGCGACCCTCAGCAGCTAGGTGATGCGAATGCAAGCGCGGCAATCGCGCCGTTGGTGCAATTCGAAAGTGACCGCGCCTGGCAATTTTACCGCGAAGGCTGGCCGTTGCTCGGATTGGTGAGCGAAGATAGCCACGCTGCACTGTGGGCCATGGCACGGATTTATTCCGGAATTCTGGAAAAGATCGAGCGGCGGAACTTTGCGGTTCTCGCTCCGCCGCCCCCGCGGCTTTCGACCCCGGAAAAAGTATGGATTCTGATCCGGGCGCGGATGGGTTGGCTTGGGGAGAGAGATGCGCTGCGAAACAGTGATCATCGTCGGCGGAGGTCTGGCGGGACTGTCGGCGGCCACAGCTCTCGCTGA
- the hpnC gene encoding squalene synthase HpnC: MLGQYELEIARNLPPENCAPSEAQRYTRWLATHHYENFRVVSWLLPERLHQHFYNVYAYCRWADDLGDEVPDPRRAVELLNGWQEELERAYRGAATHPVLIAVGETARECRIPIDPFRDLLIAFRQDQAVHRYAKWDDVIEYCRYSANPVGRLVLYLMGYGDAERQSLSDATCTALQLANFWQDVGRDLEKGRIYIPLEIAASHGVSQDDIVSRRFDSRYIALMKDLIARTRALFAIGAPLAERVSKEFRVDLELFNRGGCAVLDAIESMGYDTLNHRPALDRRVQARLLGRAMLSRLLAKFGSSSGHPKDGGSKTESASIAGRHA; this comes from the coding sequence ATGCTCGGACAGTACGAACTGGAAATCGCGCGAAACTTGCCTCCCGAAAATTGCGCTCCGTCCGAAGCGCAGCGCTATACGCGCTGGCTTGCCACGCATCACTACGAAAATTTTCGCGTCGTCTCTTGGTTGCTGCCAGAGCGTCTGCATCAGCATTTTTATAATGTCTACGCCTATTGCCGCTGGGCTGATGATTTGGGCGACGAAGTTCCCGATCCTCGCCGTGCGGTCGAACTGCTGAATGGCTGGCAGGAAGAGCTTGAGCGAGCGTATCGCGGCGCCGCGACTCACCCTGTTTTGATTGCTGTGGGCGAAACCGCGCGCGAATGCCGCATTCCCATCGATCCGTTTCGTGATTTGCTCATCGCCTTCCGGCAGGATCAGGCCGTTCACCGCTATGCGAAATGGGACGACGTCATCGAGTATTGCCGTTACTCGGCGAATCCGGTCGGCCGGCTCGTCCTTTACCTCATGGGCTATGGTGACGCTGAGCGCCAATCGCTTTCCGACGCAACGTGCACGGCTTTACAGCTCGCTAATTTCTGGCAGGACGTCGGGCGCGACCTTGAAAAAGGCCGCATCTATATTCCCTTGGAGATTGCCGCGTCCCACGGCGTCTCGCAAGATGATATCGTTTCCAGGCGATTCGACTCGCGTTATATCGCGCTGATGAAGGATCTAATCGCACGGACGCGTGCTCTTTTCGCAATCGGAGCGCCCTTGGCGGAGCGTGTCTCGAAGGAATTTCGCGTGGACCTCGAACTCTTCAATCGCGGCGGCTGTGCGGTTCTCGATGCCATCGAATCCATGGGTTACGACACGCTGAATCATCGCCCTGCTCTTGACCGCCGCGTGCAGGCCCGGCTCCTCGGGCGCGCCATGCTCTCGCGGCTTCTCGCGAAGTTTGGCTCGTCGTCAGGCCATCCCAAGGATGGCGGCTCAAAAACCGAAAGCGCCTCGATTGCCGGTCGGCATGCCTGA
- a CDS encoding alcohol dehydrogenase catalytic domain-containing protein — MKTDSNGVMTAAVLYGREDLKVERVGIPAVGEDEILVRVQVALTCGTDLKVWKQGSHPRMIHPPAIFGHELAGIVQETGSAVAGTIHNGMRVVPSNSAPCGSCLYCRKGQPNLCEDLLFNNGAYAEYVRIPGRIVRQNLLEIPDHVSFRDAAMVEPLACVLRGIHETNIQAGDTAVIVGCGPIGLKFIRVLSERDVRVIALGKRKNQIQAAERLGAYAAFDVSEIDSPVQLVRQLTEGGRGADAVVEAVGSAMTWQWAMQMVRKGGRVNLFGGCPHGTQVHFDPALLHYSEITIKATFHHTPRFIREALDTISRGEVRADDFVTGEIPLAELPRVFEHMKHRNGELKTAVNPWA, encoded by the coding sequence ATGAAGACGGATTCCAACGGGGTAATGACAGCGGCGGTCCTCTATGGCCGTGAAGATTTGAAGGTCGAGCGCGTCGGCATTCCTGCGGTCGGCGAAGATGAGATTTTGGTGCGTGTGCAGGTGGCTCTGACGTGCGGCACGGACCTCAAGGTCTGGAAGCAGGGCTCGCATCCGCGCATGATTCACCCGCCGGCAATTTTTGGCCACGAGCTGGCCGGCATTGTGCAGGAAACCGGTTCGGCAGTGGCGGGCACGATTCACAATGGCATGCGCGTTGTGCCCTCCAATTCTGCGCCGTGCGGCTCATGTCTCTATTGCCGCAAGGGCCAGCCGAATTTGTGTGAAGACCTGCTGTTCAATAACGGCGCTTACGCGGAGTACGTGCGGATTCCTGGCCGGATTGTGCGCCAAAATCTCTTAGAGATTCCCGACCATGTCAGTTTTCGGGACGCCGCGATGGTCGAACCTCTCGCCTGCGTGCTGCGCGGAATTCACGAGACAAATATTCAAGCGGGCGATACGGCGGTCATCGTCGGCTGTGGGCCGATTGGCCTGAAGTTCATTCGCGTTCTTTCAGAACGCGATGTTCGCGTGATTGCCCTCGGCAAACGCAAGAATCAGATCCAGGCCGCGGAGCGCCTGGGCGCCTACGCCGCGTTTGACGTTTCTGAAATCGACAGCCCGGTGCAGTTGGTGCGTCAGTTGACGGAAGGCGGCCGCGGCGCGGATGCCGTTGTCGAAGCCGTCGGTTCGGCCATGACCTGGCAATGGGCCATGCAGATGGTGAGAAAAGGCGGGAGAGTGAACCTGTTCGGCGGCTGCCCGCATGGAACGCAGGTGCATTTCGATCCCGCGCTCCTGCATTACTCGGAAATCACCATCAAGGCTACGTTCCATCACACGCCGCGATTCATTCGCGAAGCGCTCGACACGATCTCGCGCGGGGAAGTTCGCGCCGATGATTTCGTCACTGGCGAAATTCCGTTGGCCGAATTGCCGCGCGTTTTCGAACACATGAAGCATCGCAACGGTGAATTGAAGACGGCGGTCAATCCCTGGGCTTAA